The genomic segment CGCTGCTGGAAGGCGATGCTGCCCGGAGTGGGGTTGCGCTGGATCACGTACATCTGCTGACCCATGGTCCAGACGTTGGTGGTCAGCCAGTAGACCAGGACACCGACCGGGAAGTTGATGCCGAAGACGGCGAACATGATCGGGAAGATGTACATCAGCATCTTCTGCTGCTGCATGAAGGGCGTCTTGACCGTCAGGTCGACGTTCTTCGTCATCAGCTGACGCTGCGTGTAGAACTGCGACGCCGACATCAGGACGATCATGATGACGGTGACCACGCGGACGTCGGCGAGGGTGGCACCGAGACTCTCGACCTTGGCCGCGCTGTCCATGAACTTGGACGCGATCGGAGCACCGAAGATGTGCGCGTTACGGGCGCTGCCGACCAGGTCCTTGCCCATGACGCCGACCGCTTCGTTGTTCGCGATCTTGTTGAGCACCTGGTAGAGCGCGAGGAAGAAGGGCGACTGCGCCAGAATCGGGAGACAGCTCGAGAGCGGGTTGGTGCCCGTCTCCTTGTAGAGCTTCATCATCTCTTCGGACTGGCGCTGCTTGTCGTTCTTGTAGCGCTCCTGGATCGCCTTCATCTTCGGCTGGAGCACCTGCATGTTCCGCGTCGCCTTGATCTGCTTCACGAAGAGCGGGATCAGAGCGATACGGATCAGCACCACCAGCGACACGATGGACAGACCCCAGGCCCAGCCGCTGTTCTCGTCGAAGACAAGGCTGTACAGCGAGTGGAACTGGACGATGATCCAGGAGACGGCGATATAGAGAGGACCGAGGATCGTGTCCACGAATCAGGCTCCTTGGGCGTTGGGCTGAGTCTCGGGCTGTCCCTCGGGCGCCCCGGCGGAGTGAGCACTCCACCGGTTCCGCAGCCGTTGGTGCCAGACCGGATGCTTCCGGGGAGGGACGTGGTCGACGCCACCGGGCGACCACGGATTGCAGCGCAGGATGCGCCAGGCGGTCAGTGCCGTCCCTTTCACCGCGCCGTGCACCCGGATGGCCCCGTAGCCATAGTGTGAACACGACGGGTAGTACTTGCAGACCGGACCCAGCAACGGGCTGATGGTCCACTGATAGAGCTTGATCAACCAGAGCAGCGGATACTTCATCGCTCCGCCTTCTCCTCGGCCTTGCCATGGACGGCCCCACCCAGCAGCCGCCTCAGCGCGGCGTCGAGATCGCGGGTGAGCTCGTGGTGACCGGCCGTTCCCGCCCCGGGCAGTGCCCTTACGACCACCAGGCTACCGGCGGGCAGTGCGGACAACCGCTCCCGTATCAGGTGCCGCAGCCGCCGCTTCACCAGATTCCTGGTCACGGCCCCGCCGACAGCCTTGCTGACAACGAAACCCGCACGCGCCGGGGGAACCTTCTCCCCAGGCGCGTGCGGGTCGGTCGAACCGTTGCGCAGGTGCACGACGAGGAGCGGGCGACCGGCCCGGCGCCCTCGGCGTACCGCGGTGGCGAAGTCCTCGCGCCGCCTCAGCCGATTCTCGGTA from the Streptomyces xinghaiensis S187 genome contains:
- the yidC gene encoding membrane protein insertase YidC, giving the protein MDTILGPLYIAVSWIIVQFHSLYSLVFDENSGWAWGLSIVSLVVLIRIALIPLFVKQIKATRNMQVLQPKMKAIQERYKNDKQRQSEEMMKLYKETGTNPLSSCLPILAQSPFFLALYQVLNKIANNEAVGVMGKDLVGSARNAHIFGAPIASKFMDSAAKVESLGATLADVRVVTVIMIVLMSASQFYTQRQLMTKNVDLTVKTPFMQQQKMLMYIFPIMFAVFGINFPVGVLVYWLTTNVWTMGQQMYVIQRNPTPGSIAFQQRQEKLRAKGKLKEDPAQVEAKRAVEEARAKRQQPKRQPKAKRQAATPQGPARPGTGKQPAGGEKAQEKPSLEKKPAQGDQQKQSGGASASRTTKSGQRKGRQRPKHPTKK
- the rnpA gene encoding ribonuclease P protein component, translated to MLPTENRLRRREDFATAVRRGRRAGRPLLVVHLRNGSTDPHAPGEKVPPARAGFVVSKAVGGAVTRNLVKRRLRHLIRERLSALPAGSLVVVRALPGAGTAGHHELTRDLDAALRRLLGGAVHGKAEEKAER
- the yidD gene encoding membrane protein insertion efficiency factor YidD — translated: MKYPLLWLIKLYQWTISPLLGPVCKYYPSCSHYGYGAIRVHGAVKGTALTAWRILRCNPWSPGGVDHVPPRKHPVWHQRLRNRWSAHSAGAPEGQPETQPNAQGA